The following coding sequences are from one Thermostaphylospora chromogena window:
- a CDS encoding peptide ABC transporter substrate-binding protein — translation MRRTRGAAVLLSALLALSACGGSGGSQEPSADGGSAGTSSKTFSVALTEPDHLTPGNTSSSYSITVLQALFDTLVVIGPDGKPQMRAAESVTSEDQKVWTIKIRPGQKFHNGEPVTAQSFADAWNAAAYGPNAWTNNYYFANIEGYDELNPESDESGEAPKPKTDKLRGLEVVDEHTLRVTLTAPFSQFPITLAYTGFAPMPKAAFEDLEAYDVKPIGNGPFMMDGEWERNKRIKLKRFDDYAGPRPAKSAGVEFKIYASRETAYVDLRAGNVDLLQTIPPANAAEAKTLLGDRFVSTPSGTMDYLGFPVYDKRYANPDLRKAISMAIDRQGIVNAVFNGTFKPMGSLVAPLVPGYRENACGEACVYDPAKAKQLFDKAGGFSGTMNLYFSNADPSYEQWMTAIANQLKQNLGITDIQFRKVPAADYLSMLREHKQDGPYRNNWVMDYPSPQNYLESMWGEGNRMGWENEEFLDLIEQANSAPTMEASIPLYQKAEDIALAEMPMAPLWNWQDQAGYSDRITNVKIDAYSPNLDTIVVK, via the coding sequence TTGAGAAGAACGCGAGGCGCGGCCGTCCTGTTGTCGGCGCTGCTCGCGCTGAGCGCGTGCGGAGGCTCGGGCGGCTCACAGGAGCCGTCCGCGGACGGCGGAAGCGCCGGCACGAGCAGCAAGACGTTCTCGGTCGCCCTGACCGAGCCGGACCATCTGACCCCCGGCAACACCTCCAGCAGCTACTCGATCACCGTCCTCCAGGCGCTGTTCGACACGCTGGTGGTCATCGGGCCCGACGGCAAGCCGCAGATGCGCGCCGCCGAGTCGGTGACCAGCGAGGACCAGAAGGTGTGGACCATCAAGATCCGGCCGGGACAGAAGTTCCACAACGGCGAGCCGGTCACCGCGCAGAGCTTCGCCGACGCCTGGAACGCCGCGGCCTACGGTCCCAACGCCTGGACCAACAACTACTACTTCGCCAACATCGAAGGCTACGACGAACTCAACCCCGAGTCCGATGAGTCGGGCGAGGCGCCGAAGCCGAAGACGGACAAGCTCCGCGGTCTGGAGGTCGTCGACGAGCACACGCTGCGCGTCACGCTGACCGCCCCGTTCAGCCAGTTCCCGATCACCCTGGCGTACACCGGCTTCGCGCCCATGCCCAAGGCCGCCTTCGAGGACCTGGAGGCGTACGACGTCAAGCCGATCGGCAACGGTCCGTTCATGATGGACGGCGAGTGGGAGCGGAACAAGCGGATCAAGCTCAAGCGGTTCGACGACTACGCCGGACCGCGCCCGGCCAAGTCCGCCGGCGTGGAGTTCAAGATCTACGCCAGCCGGGAGACCGCCTACGTCGACCTGCGCGCCGGCAACGTCGACCTGCTGCAGACCATCCCGCCCGCCAACGCGGCGGAGGCCAAGACGCTGCTCGGCGACCGGTTCGTCTCCACGCCCAGCGGCACCATGGACTACCTCGGCTTCCCCGTCTACGACAAGCGGTACGCCAACCCCGACCTGCGTAAGGCGATCTCCATGGCGATCGACCGGCAGGGCATCGTCAACGCGGTCTTCAACGGCACGTTCAAGCCGATGGGATCGCTGGTGGCGCCGCTGGTGCCGGGCTACCGGGAGAACGCCTGCGGCGAGGCGTGCGTCTACGACCCGGCCAAGGCCAAGCAGCTGTTCGACAAGGCGGGCGGCTTCTCCGGCACGATGAACCTGTACTTCTCCAACGCCGACCCCAGCTACGAGCAGTGGATGACCGCGATCGCCAACCAGCTCAAGCAGAACCTCGGCATCACCGACATCCAGTTCCGCAAGGTCCCGGCCGCGGACTACCTGTCCATGCTGCGTGAGCACAAGCAGGACGGCCCGTACCGCAACAACTGGGTGATGGACTACCCGAGCCCGCAGAACTACCTGGAGTCGATGTGGGGCGAGGGCAACCGGATGGGCTGGGAGAACGAGGAGTTCCTCGACCTCATCGAGCAGGCGAACTCCGCGCCCACGATGGAGGCGAGCATCCCGCTCTACCAGAAGGCCGAGGACATCGCGCTGGCGGAGATGCCGATGGCCCCGCTGTGGAACTGGCAGGACCAGGCGGGCTACTCCGATCGGATCACCAACGTGAAGATCGACGCCTACAGCCCCAACCTCGACACCATCGTCGTCAAGTGA
- a CDS encoding ABC transporter permease — MADVKTDAVVAAATGEGSAGAGSLWRDAWHELRRRVVFWFSMGVLLLAVAMALFPGLFASFGPNQNCDIRKFRQPPSDGAPFGYDIQGCDYWSQVVHGARASILIGIAVTVFALLISIILGMLAGYYGGWIDAVISRVADVFFGIPFVLGATVILIAFPGHGMWAMTLVLVMLGWTTMTRLMRAQVIAVREMDYVTAARMLGASDLRIMIKHILPNAVAPVVVLAMLNVGNVISGEATLDFLGVGLSYPDVSWGLQLNAARAYFAESPHLLIFPGLFLTATVLGFLLLGDVVRDALDPRLR, encoded by the coding sequence GTGGCTGACGTGAAGACCGACGCCGTGGTGGCGGCCGCGACCGGCGAGGGGAGCGCCGGCGCCGGGTCGCTGTGGCGGGACGCCTGGCATGAGCTGCGCCGCCGGGTCGTCTTCTGGTTCTCCATGGGCGTGCTGCTGCTCGCCGTGGCGATGGCGCTCTTCCCCGGCCTGTTCGCGAGCTTCGGCCCCAACCAGAACTGCGACATCCGCAAGTTCCGCCAGCCGCCCTCCGACGGCGCGCCCTTCGGCTACGACATCCAGGGGTGCGACTACTGGTCGCAGGTCGTGCACGGCGCGCGCGCCTCGATCCTGATCGGCATCGCGGTCACCGTCTTCGCGCTGCTCATCTCGATCATCCTCGGCATGCTCGCCGGCTACTACGGCGGCTGGATCGACGCGGTCATCTCCCGGGTCGCGGACGTCTTCTTCGGCATCCCGTTCGTGCTGGGCGCGACCGTCATCCTCATCGCCTTCCCCGGCCACGGCATGTGGGCGATGACGCTCGTCCTGGTCATGCTCGGCTGGACCACCATGACGCGCCTGATGCGTGCCCAGGTCATCGCGGTACGGGAGATGGACTACGTCACCGCCGCCCGCATGCTGGGCGCGAGCGACCTGCGGATCATGATCAAGCACATCCTGCCCAACGCGGTCGCTCCCGTCGTGGTGCTGGCGATGCTCAACGTCGGCAACGTCATCTCCGGGGAGGCCACCTTGGACTTCCTCGGCGTCGGCCTCTCCTACCCGGACGTCTCCTGGGGGTTGCAGCTCAACGCCGCCCGCGCCTACTTCGCCGAGTCCCCCCACCTGCTGATCTTCCCCGGCCTGTTCCTCACCGCCACCGTGCTG
- a CDS encoding Fe-S cluster assembly protein HesB — translation MLTLTDNAVQVIRDLTAQATTSPETGIRIASQADQEGSLVLSISDGPAATDQVIEREGARVFLDPVAAEVLDHKSLDAAVDAQGSPSFRLEEQAGPSAADGQSPYGGV, via the coding sequence GTGCTCACGCTGACCGACAACGCCGTGCAGGTGATCCGTGACCTCACCGCACAGGCCACCACCTCGCCGGAGACCGGAATCCGCATCGCGTCCCAGGCCGACCAGGAGGGTTCCCTGGTCCTGTCCATCTCCGACGGCCCGGCGGCGACCGACCAGGTGATCGAGAGGGAGGGCGCTCGAGTCTTCCTCGACCCGGTGGCCGCTGAGGTCCTGGACCACAAGTCGCTCGACGCGGCGGTCGACGCCCAGGGCAGCCCCTCCTTCCGCCTGGAGGAGCAGGCCGGGCCGTCCGCCGCCGACGGCCAGAGTCCCTACGGCGGCGTATGA
- a CDS encoding DUF1707 SHOCT-like domain-containing protein, which translates to MSNPPERMDGTSHLRASDANRERVAELLGQALSTGQLSHEEYSERLDALYQAKTLGELDVLTRDLQLEHVAPASVAGQGADQGTDTLVGIFGGSVRAGRWRARARIRGFAIFGGIQVDMTEAAFDSPVVEVKVFALFGGAEIVPPQGAEVRCEGHGVFGGFDVQGSSEIDPSKPVVVVKGLALFGGVGGKPRKRKSSS; encoded by the coding sequence ATGAGCAATCCACCGGAGCGCATGGACGGCACTTCGCATCTGCGCGCCTCCGATGCCAACCGGGAGCGGGTCGCCGAGCTGCTCGGCCAGGCGCTCAGCACGGGACAGCTGAGCCACGAGGAGTACTCCGAGCGTCTCGACGCGCTCTACCAGGCCAAGACCCTCGGCGAGCTCGACGTCCTCACCCGTGACCTGCAGCTTGAACACGTCGCCCCCGCCTCCGTCGCCGGGCAGGGCGCCGACCAGGGGACCGACACGCTCGTCGGGATCTTCGGCGGGAGCGTGCGCGCCGGCCGGTGGCGGGCGCGCGCGAGGATCCGGGGCTTCGCGATCTTCGGCGGCATCCAGGTGGACATGACCGAGGCCGCCTTCGACTCTCCCGTGGTCGAGGTGAAGGTGTTCGCGCTGTTCGGCGGCGCGGAGATCGTCCCCCCGCAGGGGGCGGAGGTCCGCTGCGAGGGCCACGGCGTCTTCGGCGGTTTCGACGTGCAGGGCAGCTCCGAGATCGACCCGTCCAAGCCGGTGGTCGTGGTCAAGGGCCTGGCCCTCTTCGGCGGCGTGGGCGGCAAGCCCCGCAAGCGCAAGTCCTCCTCCTGA
- a CDS encoding ATP-binding protein, whose amino-acid sequence MMSWGRPGTGAEDREVRLPGTRDQVARARRMVSGALGRDHPLHDDCVLLTSEIVTNAVLHSDSGRGGAFTLTVSYTADRVRVSVRDDGSARPPCGCHADPYSPGGRGLPLLEALSRRWGVTREAGANNVWFELVLDLVGASAVPSDGRLFNR is encoded by the coding sequence ATGATGTCGTGGGGGAGGCCCGGGACGGGGGCGGAGGACCGCGAGGTCCGGCTGCCGGGCACGAGAGACCAGGTGGCGCGGGCACGCCGCATGGTGTCCGGCGCGCTCGGCCGCGACCATCCCCTGCACGACGACTGCGTGCTGCTGACCAGCGAGATCGTCACCAACGCCGTGCTGCACTCCGACTCCGGGCGGGGCGGGGCGTTCACCCTCACCGTCAGCTACACCGCCGACCGGGTGCGGGTGAGCGTGCGCGACGACGGCTCGGCCAGGCCGCCGTGCGGCTGCCACGCCGACCCGTACTCCCCCGGCGGCCGAGGGCTGCCGCTGCTGGAGGCGCTGTCCCGCCGCTGGGGCGTGACCCGCGAAGCCGGTGCCAACAACGTGTGGTTCGAACTCGTCCTCGACCTGGTGGGCGCCTCCGCCGTGCCCTCGGATGGCAGGCTGTTCAACCGCTGA
- a CDS encoding ABC transporter permease — protein MRYAAQRLAQAVPVFFATTFLIYAMVFALPGDPILALAGDKPVPDEVLNTLRERYHLNDPLLVQYGLYMLGVFQGDLGETFTGQQVSELLASRWEVTFQLGLTAWVFELVVGIALGVIAALRRGGMVDTAVLAGTTFVIAVPVFVVGYAAQIVLGLNLGLFPTAGTEDGWPVSYLLPGMVLGSFSLAYVARLTRTSLVENLRADYVRTAVAKGLRRRRVIGRHALRNSLIPVVTYLGVDFGNLMAGAVVTEGIFNLPGIGQQVFQSIQLQEGPVVVGIVTVLVMIFIAANLVVDLLYGVLDPRIRRG, from the coding sequence ATGAGATACGCGGCGCAGCGCCTGGCTCAGGCCGTCCCGGTGTTCTTCGCGACCACCTTCCTGATCTACGCGATGGTGTTCGCGCTGCCGGGCGACCCGATCCTGGCGCTCGCCGGTGACAAACCCGTCCCCGACGAGGTCCTGAACACCCTGCGCGAGCGGTACCACCTCAACGACCCGTTGCTGGTGCAGTACGGCCTGTACATGCTGGGCGTCTTCCAGGGCGATCTCGGGGAGACCTTCACCGGCCAGCAGGTCAGCGAGCTGCTGGCCTCCCGGTGGGAGGTCACCTTCCAGCTCGGCCTCACCGCGTGGGTGTTCGAGCTGGTGGTCGGGATCGCGCTCGGCGTGATCGCGGCGCTGCGCCGGGGCGGGATGGTGGACACCGCCGTGCTCGCCGGCACGACGTTCGTCATCGCCGTCCCGGTGTTCGTCGTCGGCTACGCCGCCCAGATCGTGCTGGGCCTGAACCTCGGCCTGTTCCCCACGGCGGGCACCGAGGACGGCTGGCCGGTGAGCTACCTGCTGCCCGGCATGGTGCTCGGCTCCTTCAGCCTCGCCTACGTCGCCCGGCTCACCCGCACCAGCCTGGTGGAGAACCTGCGGGCCGACTACGTCCGCACGGCCGTCGCCAAAGGCCTGCGCCGCCGCCGGGTGATCGGCAGGCACGCGCTGCGCAACTCGCTGATCCCCGTGGTCACCTACCTCGGCGTCGACTTCGGCAACCTGATGGCCGGCGCGGTCGTCACCGAGGGCATCTTCAACCTGCCCGGCATCGGCCAGCAGGTCTTCCAGTCGATCCAGCTCCAGGAGGGACCCGTCGTCGTCGGCATCGTGACCGTCCTAGTGATGATCTTCATCGCGGCCAACCTGGTCGTCGACCTGCTGTACGGCGTGCTCGACCCGAGGATCCGCCGTGGCTGA
- a CDS encoding helix-turn-helix transcriptional regulator: MNSITLSPRHLNALAEVGYRVAGHEGARGAMAALREVIPVDAYEFVAFDPATGRHRSLFAEGHERIDDDAAEECVRLDCYRVAMAARRPLLMTAARSPDVERYLRRHVEPYGWRASLTAPLFLAEGRYTGLLHLSARAPDAFCERTAALVGAVSPTLAHVTDLQRCVVDPIGLPAGFRALAFDRTGTRREVAGMPPSPAVAGEPAMADLAREFIDSRELSRRGLWLDRSGVWREVRLLRAGVGAQGAIQGAVIAERECDLPYDLTAREVDVLTRVARGDSNPQIAAALVLSVRTVTTHLEHIFAKLGCDSRTRLTTKAIAEGLCRLDLPGVSG, translated from the coding sequence ATGAATTCGATCACCCTGAGCCCGCGCCACCTCAACGCGCTCGCCGAGGTCGGCTACCGGGTCGCCGGCCACGAAGGTGCTCGGGGTGCGATGGCGGCGCTGCGCGAGGTGATCCCGGTGGACGCCTACGAGTTCGTCGCCTTCGACCCGGCGACCGGCCGCCACCGCAGCCTCTTCGCCGAAGGGCACGAGCGGATCGACGACGACGCCGCCGAGGAGTGCGTCCGGCTCGACTGCTACCGCGTCGCCATGGCCGCTCGCCGTCCGCTGCTCATGACCGCCGCCCGGTCCCCCGATGTCGAGCGGTACCTCCGCCGCCACGTCGAACCGTACGGCTGGCGGGCGAGCCTCACCGCGCCGCTCTTCCTGGCCGAGGGACGCTACACCGGCCTGCTGCATCTCAGCGCACGCGCCCCGGACGCCTTCTGCGAGCGCACCGCGGCGCTGGTCGGCGCGGTGTCCCCGACCCTCGCGCACGTGACCGACCTGCAGCGCTGCGTCGTCGACCCGATCGGACTGCCCGCCGGGTTCCGGGCGCTGGCCTTCGACCGGACGGGCACCCGGCGCGAGGTGGCGGGCATGCCGCCGTCGCCGGCGGTGGCCGGCGAGCCGGCCATGGCCGACCTCGCCCGGGAGTTCATCGACTCGCGCGAGCTGTCGCGGCGCGGGCTGTGGCTGGACCGCTCGGGGGTGTGGCGGGAGGTACGGCTGCTGCGCGCCGGGGTGGGGGCGCAGGGGGCGATCCAGGGGGCGGTGATCGCCGAACGGGAGTGCGACCTGCCCTACGACCTGACGGCGCGGGAGGTGGACGTGCTCACGCGCGTGGCGCGGGGCGACTCCAACCCGCAGATCGCCGCGGCGCTGGTGCTGAGCGTGCGCACCGTCACCACCCATCTGGAGCACATCTTCGCCAAGCTCGGCTGCGACAGCCGTACCCGGCTGACCACGAAGGCCATCGCCGAGGGCCTGTGCCGGCTCGACCTGCCCGGCGTCAGCGGTTGA
- a CDS encoding adenylyltransferase/cytidyltransferase family protein: protein MPYERPGAAVVAGVFDILHVGHVRFLRAVRERGLPLVVGVEDDERVRAWKGPRRPLNNSAERAELIAALRFVDGVFIVTGPPDLNQPEDYVKLLAPMRPGALAHTAGDPHAAGRCAAANALGAECWELTAVPGRSTTRILNAVGHP from the coding sequence ATGCCCTATGAGCGGCCCGGCGCGGCCGTGGTCGCCGGGGTGTTCGACATCCTGCACGTGGGGCACGTGCGTTTCCTGCGTGCGGTCCGCGAGCGCGGGCTGCCGCTGGTGGTGGGGGTGGAGGACGACGAGCGGGTGCGCGCCTGGAAGGGGCCGCGCCGTCCGCTGAACAACTCCGCCGAGCGCGCCGAGTTGATCGCCGCGCTGCGGTTCGTGGACGGCGTCTTCATCGTGACCGGTCCGCCAGACCTCAACCAGCCGGAGGATTACGTGAAGCTGCTGGCGCCGATGCGTCCCGGCGCTCTCGCGCACACCGCCGGCGATCCTCACGCGGCGGGGCGGTGCGCGGCGGCGAACGCGCTGGGGGCGGAGTGCTGGGAGCTGACCGCGGTTCCCGGACGCTCCACCACCCGGATCCTCAACGCCGTCGGCCATCCCTGA